From the genome of Meriones unguiculatus strain TT.TT164.6M chromosome X unlocalized genomic scaffold, Bangor_MerUng_6.1 ChrX_unordered_Scaffold_30, whole genome shotgun sequence, one region includes:
- the LOC110543477 gene encoding LOW QUALITY PROTEIN: melanoma-associated antigen B5-like (The sequence of the model RefSeq protein was modified relative to this genomic sequence to represent the inferred CDS: inserted 2 bases in 1 codon): MPRRQRNKHRNRAKNKNHNQEKSCCEGDCSQDDKEASEDSVAVEEMALCSSSSVLEEIPENPIASESSSDTEWSTCVPSAVTVSEDHIAFDESNYCRCGGNTFYSESRTCHENPCKNCLDMCVVLVEQCVLYTFKMKQPITREDLLNVIDPKYQYRFDEIFKRAFENIEIVFAVNVIEIDSTNHFYDLVSKLKLPNKGRISAGRGLPKTGLLMTLLAMIFMKGNSITEEEIWKFLRIMQVFPGRKHFIYREPRKLITQDLVKLKYLEYRQIPNSDPPHYEFLWGPQAYTETTKMKVLEFMARGSDTEPTTFPVQYAEALREENQKIKEKSGFXLLALNQWPGQNHHHIQRVLTTQYIMSLCLLAKKP; encoded by the exons ATGCCTAGGCGTCAAAGGAATAAGCACCGCAACCGTGCAAAGAATAAGAATCACAATCAAGAGAAAAGCTGTTGTGAAGGAGACTGTTCTCAGGATGACAAGGAAGCCTCCGAGGATAGTGTAGCAGTAGAAGAAATGGCTCTttgctcttcctcctctgtgcTTGAGGAGATTCCTGAGAATCCAATTGCTTCTGAATCAAGTAGTGATACTGAGTGGTCTACCTGTGTACCATCGGCCGTCACTGTTTCTGAAGATCATATAGCATTTGATGAAAGTAATTACTGCCGTTGTGGAGGGAACACATTTTACTCAGAATCTCGAACCTGCCATGAAAATCCATGCAAAAATTGCCTAGATATGTGTGTGGTTTTAGTGGAACAATGTGTTCTCTAcacatttaaaatgaaacaaCCCATTACCAGAGAAGATTTGCTAAATGTTATTGACCCAAAATATCAATATAGATTTGATGAGATATTTAAGAGAGCTTTTGAGAACATTGAAATTGTGTTTGCAGTTAATGTGATTGAAATTGACTCAACTAATCACTTTTATGACTTAGTCAGCAAGCTAAAACTCCCTAACAAGGGAAGGATTAGTGCTGGCCGGGGTTTACCAAAAACTGGTCTTCTTATGACTCTCCTGGCTATGATTTTTATGAAAGGTAACTCTATTACTGAGGAAGAGATCTGGAAATTCCTGAGAATTATGCAAGTGTTCCCAGGAAGGAAGCATTTCATCTATAGAGAGCCACGGAAACTCATCACTCAAGATTTGGTGAAACTGAAGTACCTGGAATACCGGCAGATACCCAATAGTGATCCTCCACACTATGAGTTTCTATGGGGTCCACAAGCTTACACTGAAACTACTAAGATGAAAGTCCTAGAATTTATGGCTAGAGGCAGTGACACTGAACCTACTACTTTCCCAGTACAATATGCAGAAGCTTTAAGAGAAGAAAATCAGAAGATCAAGGAAAAATCTGGATT ACTCCTGGCACTAAATCAGTGGCCAGGCCAAAACCATCACCACATCCAGAGGGTGCTGACAACTCAGTATATTATGAGTCTTTGCCTTCTGGCAAAAAAACCATGA